The proteins below come from a single Lodderomyces elongisporus chromosome 3, complete sequence genomic window:
- the KRE33 gene encoding killer toxin resistant protein (BUSCO:EOG09260ETR), with protein sequence MGKKAIDARIPALIRNGVQEKQRSFFVIVGDKARNQLPNLHYLMMSSDLKMNKSVLWAYKKKLLGFTSHRQKREAKIKKDIKRGIREVNDQDPFEAFISNQHIRYVYYKETDKILGNTYGMCILQDFEAMTPNLLARTIETVEGGGLVVILLKSMTSLKQLYTMSMDIHSRYRTEAHDDVVARFNERFLLSLGSCSNCLVVDDELNVLPISGGKHIKRLPPKDDDELSPKAQELKELKESLADVEPAGNLVSLAKTINQAQAILTFIDVITEKSLRSTVTLTAGRGRGKSAALGIAIAAAVSQGYSNIFVTSPSPENLKTLFEFVFKGFDALGYTEHMDYDIIQSTNPSFNKAVVRVDIKREHRQTIQYISPNDHYVLGQAELLIIDEAAAIPLPIVKKLMGPYLVFMASTINGYEGTGRSLSLKLIQQLRQQQQVGNTPADTEIISRDNKSSNLQAGVQLARNLKEVVLDEPIRYAPGDPVEKWLNKLLCLDVSLSRNAKFAAKGTPHPSQCNLFFVNRDTLFSYHPVSEAFLQKMMALYVASHYKNSPNDLQLMSDAPAHQLFVLLPPIEEGDNKIPDPLCVIQLALEGQISKESVRKSLSRGQRAGGDLIPWLISQQFQDEEFASLSGARIVRIATNPEYAGMGYGSRAMDLLMDYYSGKFTDISESSELNDHTLSRVTDKELASASLKDEITLRDAKSLPPLLLKLSEKAPYYLDYMGVSYGFTSQLHKFWKKAGFTPVYLRQTANDLTGEHTEVVLKALPDREDKWLHEFSKDFHKRFLQLLAYEFKKFQASQALGLIEATEQGEGEDVVNKPLTRAQLDELLSPFDLKRLDSYANNLLDYHVIVDMLPLIAQLYFSKRANNEISLSSVQSAILLAIGLQHKNMDQIAQELNLPSNQAMAMFAKIIRKFSTYFRGILSKAIEEEMPELEDEQVKELEGVDQDIMDEEVGQEAEEFDGNVEEKMYKELDEAGNQAISEMKEKQKELINALNLEKYAIADDEEWDEKSMSKAATKGNKSNGTGVVSVKKGKRKSAESANDIYEKEMKLAKKSKKGKK encoded by the coding sequence ATGGGCAAAAAAGCTATCGATGCGCGTATCCCTGCGCTCATACGTAACGGTGTGCAAGAGAAGCAAAGATCTTTCTTTGTCATTGTGGGCGATAAGGCACGTAATCAGTTGCCAAACTTGCACTATTTGATGATGAGTTCggatttgaaaatgaacaaaTCCGTCTTATGGGcttacaaaaagaaattgttggGGTTTACATCACATAGACAGAAAAGAGAGgcaaagataaaaaaagatatcAAAAGAGGTATTAGGGAAGTTAACGACCAGGACCCATTTGAAGCATTTATATCAAACCAGCACATCCGTTATGTGTACTACAAGGAAACAGATAAGATCTTGGGTAACACATATGGTATGTGTATTTTGCAAGATTTCGAAGCAATGACTCCCAACTTATTGGCAAGAACGATAGAAACAGTTGAAGGTGGTGGATTGGTAGTCATCTTGCTCAAGAGCATGACTTCTTTAAAGCAATTGTATACCATGAGCATGGATATACACTCGAGATATAGGACAGAGGCACATGACGACGTTGTTGCCAGATTCAATGAGAGgtttttgctttcattGGGATCGTGCAGTAATTGTTTAGTAGTCGATGATGAATTAAATGTACTCCCAATATCGGGAGGTAAACATATTAAACGTTTACCACCCAAAGATGACGATGAATTGTCACCAAAGGCGCAAGAACTTAAAGAGCTAAAAGAAAGTTTAGCCGATGTTGAACCTGCAGGAAACCTTGTGAGTTTGGCAAAAACCATTAATCAAGCGCAGGCCATTTTGACATTTATTGATGTTATAACAGAGAAAAGTTTACGAAGTACAGTAACTTTGACAGCAGGTAGAGGTCGAGGAAAGTCTGCTGCCTTGGgtattgctattgctgcAGCAGTATCACAAGGATACTCTAACATCTTTGTTACTTCGCCTTCACCAGAGAACTTGAAAACATTGTTTGAGTTTGTATTCAAAGGGTTCGATGCCTTGGGATACACCGAGCACATGGATTACGATATAATTCAATCAACCAACCCTTCATTCAACAAGGCGGTAGTGCGCGTTGACATCAAACGAGAACACAGACAGACCATACAATATATTTCACCAAATGACCACTATGTTCTTGGTCAAGCAGAGTTATTGATTATCGATGAAGCAGCCGCTATCCCTCTTCCAATTGTCAAGAAGTTGATGGGTCCATACTTGGTATTCATGGCTTCAACTATCAATGGGTACGAAGGAACAGGTCGTTCCTTGTCGTTGAAATTGATACAACAGTTGagacaacagcaacaagtTGGAAATACCCCGGCCGATACAGAAATCATTTCGAGAGACAATAAACTGAGCAATCTTCAAGCTGGTGTCCAATTAGCTAGAAATTTGAAAGAGGTTGTTTTGGATGAGCCAATTAGATATGCGCCGGGTGATCCAGTTGAAAAATGGCTCAACAAACTTTTGTGCTTGGACGTATCATTATCGAGGAACGCTAAATTTGCTGCCAAGGGAACTCCTCATCCATCACAATGTAACTTGTTTTTCGTCAATAGAGATACATTGTTTTCATACCATCCGGTATCTGAAGCATTTTTGCAGAAAATGATGGCGTTATATGTTGCTTCGCATTATAAAAACTCGCCAAATGATTTGCAATTAATGTCGGATGCACCAGCACATCAattatttgttcttttgccACCAATTGAAGAAGGTGATAATAAAATTCCCGACCCATTGTGTGTTATTCAGTTAGCTTTGGAAGGGCAGATTTCTAAAGAGAGTGTTAGGAAATCCTTGAGCCGAGGACAACGTGCAGGTGGTGATTTGATTCCATGGTTGATTTCCCAACAGTTTCAAGATGAAGAGTTTGCATCATTGTCTGGTGCCAGAATTGTTAGAATTGCAACAAACCCAGAATATGCTGGTATGGGTTACGGTTCAAGAGCAATGGATTTATTGATGGATTACTATTCAGGTAAGTTTACTGACATTAGCGAGTCTCTGGAGTTGAATGATCATACATTGTCAAGAGTTACTGATAAGGAACTTGCCAGTGCATCTTTGAAGGACGAGATTACCTTGAGAGACGCCAAGTCCTTGCCACCATTATTATTGAAACTTTCTGAAAAAGCACCATATTATTTGGACTACATGGGTGTTTCGTATGGTTTTACCTCGCAATTGCAcaagttttggaaaaaagcTGGTTTCACTCCTGTATACTTGAGACAAACTGCCAATGATTTAACCGGAGAGCATACCGAGGTTGTGCTAAAGGCTTTGCCAGATAGAGAGGATAAGTGGTTGCATGAGTTTTCGAAAGATTTTCACAAGAGGTTTTTACAACTCTTGGCATACGAGTTTAAGAAATTTCAAGCTTCACAAGCACTTGGTCTTATTGAGGCCACAGAGCAGGGCGAAGGCGAGGATGTTGTAAACAAGCCATTAACTAGAGCTCAGTTGGATGAATTGTTGTCGCCTTTTGATTTGAAGAGACTTGATTCTTATGCCAACAATTTGTTGGATTACCatgttattgttgatatGTTGCCATTGATTGCTCAACTTTACTTTTCCAAgagagcaaacaatgagaTTAGCTTGTCGTCTGTTCAATCTGCAATCTTGTTGGCTATTGGTTTACAACATAAGAATATGGACCAAATTGCACAGGAACTCAATTTGCCTTCGAATCAAGCAATGGCAATGTTTGCAAAGATTATTAGAAAGTTTTCCACATATTTCAGAGGCATTTTGTCCAAAGCTATCGAAGAGGAGATGCCTGAATTGGAGGATGAACAAGTAAAGGAACTCGAAGGAGTTGACCAAGACATAATGGATGAAGAAGTTGGACAAGAGGCAGAAGAGTTTGATGGTAatgttgaagaaaagatgTATAAAGAGTTGGACGAAGCGGGAAATCAAGCTATTTCGGAGATGaaggagaaacaaaaggaatTGATCAATGCATTGAACCTTGAAAAGTATGCAATTGCTGACGATGAGGAGTGGGACGAAAAGTCAATGTCTAAAGCTGCCACTAAGGGTAACAAGCTGAATGGTACTGGTGTCGTTAGTGTGAAAAAGGGTAAGAGGAAATCCGCAGAAAGTGCCAATGATATTTACGAAAAGGAGATGAAATTGGCCAAGAAGTCCAAGAAGGGTAAGAAATAG
- the NRK1 gene encoding ribosylnicotinamide kinase (BUSCO:EOG09264DMU) produces MTASKPENVILVAFGGPSSSGKTTVAKTLAALLPHVTLIHQDDFYLADSQIPIDKASGYQDWDCPEALNFDKFKKYLTVLKNGEGEPPIDSIQPDDLDLKLSSNEIEAIKTIAKEHETKFNNGKQKHIYFIDGFMLFHDPEITNLFDVKLFFHASFTTLKRRREARSGYNTVEGFWTDPPEYFEKIVWPAFESSHKYLFTNNDVEGQLNPKVAAQYKIHDVKNEDGCKLIDLVTSALNIIIHEI; encoded by the coding sequence ATGACAGCATCCAAACCAGAAAATGTCATTCTCGTTGCATTTGGTGGTCCTTCGTCCAGTGGGAAAACAACAGTTGCAAAGACACTAGCAGCATTGTTACCGCATGTCACTTTGATCCACCAAGACGACTTCTACCTCGCTGACAGTCAAATTCCTATTGACAAAGCATCTGGGTATCAAGACTGGGATTGTCCAGAAGCCCTCAATTTcgacaaattcaaaaagtaTCTTACTGTACTAAAAAATGGTGAAGGAGAACCTCCAATTGACTCAATCCAACCAGatgatttggatttgaagtTGCTGtcaaatgaaattgaagcaATAAAAACCATTGCAAAAGAGCACGAAACAAAGTTCAACAATGGCAAACAGAAACACATATACTTTATCGATGGGTTTATGCTTTTCCATGATCCAGAGATTACGAATCTTTTTGATGTTAAGCTTTTTTTCCACGCTAGTTTTACAACATTGAAACGACGAAGAGAAGCAAGAAGTGGCTACAACACAGTCGAGGGTTTCTGGACTGATCCTCCAGAatactttgaaaaaattgtgtGGCCTGCATTTGAATCGAGTCACAAGTACCTATTCACAAACAATGATGTCGAAGGCCAGTTGAACCCAAAAGTAGCGGCACAGTACAAGATTCACGATGTTAAAAACGAGGATGGTTGTAAACTAATAGACCTTGTAACGTCCGCTTTAAATATTATTATACACGaaatataa
- the LSM2 gene encoding U6 snRNA-associated Sm-like protein LSm2, with product MLFFSFFKTLVDQEVTVELKNDMEITGVLKSVDQFLNLKLDNIKCNNGDKYPYLEAVKNLFIRGSTVRYVHINPNLVDCTLLQDASRRGYGASIEMITRPKCLKK from the exons ATGTTATTCTTTAGTTTTTTCAAGACCTTGGTAGACCAAGAGGTGACGGTTGAACTCAAAAACGATATGGAGATCACGGGAGTGCTAAAATCCgttgatcaatttcttAATCTCAAGTTGGACAATATCAAGTGTAACAACGGAGACAAGTATCCATACCTAGAAGCAGTAAAGAACTTGTTTATCAGAGGCTCAACTGTGCGATATGTGCACATAAATCCCAACTTGGTCGATTGCACATTGCTTCAAGATGCATCGAGGAGAG GCTATGGTGCAAGCATCGAAATGATTACAAGGCCGAAATGTCTAAAGAAATAG
- the RFT1 gene encoding Oligosaccharide translocation protein rft1, with translation MNQRNSKSPITSQSTPTTSRGKAMDDKNVVEASTKGVSLLIIVQVITKLFTFVLNHALIRFISPSIFGIAAYLDLIRSTILFFSREAIRLSVQRVNATQPRTKRLQEVLNLGFLSIFISIPVSIIVGYLQGYLSSNFQQHFLKLPFSNLSVLVLIFSIIAELLVEPIYCVYQYELDFGKRSKFESTAMILKCTVTVACVFSSASYFEGSEFNGAAILSFMLGQLAYAGTLLILYAFSFQGFNKLNQTCLRYKLISTNGEKNYFEPQILHMFQSFFLQMIFKQILTEGDTLLISYMCTIEEQGAYAVVSNYGSIIARLLFQPLEEATRLMLTKIMSQAKKEDTLDGSGEKATSVKDKITQNTTTSGTTITNDSYMQAFTYIKMVSLFYFNLCLVILFAGVTNGPFLLKLLLGNKNNWDKTDIFSLFPQYITYIPFLAFNGVFEAFFTSLATPKDISRYSKFMTVATVLVLALSYYLILVWNLRLSGLMIANIANMSLRIIYCFFTLQKFFSKGGIKLSFGKAVSYITPSVGIMAATWLGQYWFVFRKTSFFTQDWQELLKSTIWSGILLSNLVILERQKLQHAVRRVFHLKEE, from the coding sequence ATGAATCAGCGAAACAGTAAATCTCCAATAACTTCTCAATCTACGCCTACGACTAGTCGTGGAAAAGCAATGGATGACAAGAATGTAGTGGAGGCATCTACAAAAGGTGTTTCTTTATTGATCATTGTACAAGTGATTACAAAGTTGTTTACTTTCGTCTTGAACCACGCCTTAATCCGTTTCATTTCACCATCCATCTTTGGCATAGCTGCATATTTGGATCTAATAAGATCCACTATACTATTTTTCAGTCGGGAAGCAATTAGGCTATCTGTTCAACGTGTCAATGCCACTCAACCGAGAACAAAGAGGTTACAAGAAGTACTCAATTTGGGGTTCCTTTCAATATTCATTTCTATACCGGTAAGCATTATAGTTGGGTATCTACAAGGCTACTTATCATCAAATTTTCAGCAACATTTTTTGAAGTTACCCTTTCTGAACTTGTCAGTGCTAGTGCTAATATTCCTGATAATTGCCGAGTTGCTCGTGGAACCAATATATTGTGTTTATCAATACGAATTAGATTTTGGCAAAAGGTCCAAATTTGAAAGCACTGCAATGATTCTCAAGTGTACTGTAACAGTGGCCTGTGTTTTTCTGTCAGCCAGTTACTTTGAGGGATCTGAATTTAATGGTGCAGCAATTTTATCCTTCATGTTGGGTCAACTAGCTTACGCCGGAACATTGTTGATTCTTTatgcattttcttttcaaggTTTTAATAAGCTAAATCAAACTTGTTTGAGGTATAAGCTTATATCCACTAAtggggaaaaaaattactttGAACCTCAAATCTTGCACATGTTTCAgagcttttttttgcaaatgattTTCAAGCAAATATTGACTGAGGGCGACACACTTTTGATCAGTTACATGTGCACTATTGAGGAACAAGGAGCTTATGCAGTTGTCTCAAATTATGGTTCCATAATTGCCAGGCTCTTATTTCAACCGTTGGAAGAAGCAACGAGGCTCATGCTTACCAAGATTATGAGCCAGGCCAAGAAAGAAGATACCCTTGATGGATCCGGGGAGAAGGCAACCTCTGTTAAAGACAAaattacacaaaacacCACTACATCTGgtacaactattacaaatGACTCCTATATGCAAGcatttacatatataaagatGGTAAgcttattttatttcaatttgtgCTTGGTAATTTTGTTTGCTGGAGTTACCAATGGGCCATTCTTATTAAAACTCTTATTAGGcaacaaaaataattgGGACAAGACCGATATCTTTTCATTGTTTCCACAATATATCACCTATATCCCATTCCTAGCGTTTAATGGTGTTTTTGAAGCATTTTTCACTAGCTTAGCAACACCAAAAGATATACTGAGGTATTCCAAGTTTATGACGGTGGCCACGGTGTTAGTCTTGGCTCTTTCTTACTACCTCATATTGGTTTGGAACCTCCGCTTATCGGGGTTGATGATTGCAAATATAGCAAATATGTCTTTGAGAATcatatattgttttttcacTCTTCAAAAGTTTTTCAGCAAGGGCGGAATTAAGCTCAGTTTTGGCAAAGCGGTAAGCTATATTACTCCATCTGTTGGTATCATGGCTGCCACCTGGCTTGGTCAGTATTGGTTTGTGTTTAGGAAGACATCCTTTTTCACACAAGATTGGCAAGAATTACTCAAAAGCACTATATGGTCTGGCATTTTGTTGCTGAACTTGGTGATACTTGAGCGACAAAAGTTGCAACATGCCGTGAGGCGAGTATTTCATTTAAAAGAGGAGTGA